In one Massilia endophytica genomic region, the following are encoded:
- a CDS encoding leucyl aminopeptidase, whose protein sequence is MDFSIKAFDAKNAIASAKTGCVAVAVFENKKLSQAAKALDTNGDITAALKSGDITGKAGSTLLLRGLKGVSAERVLLVGLGNDESVTEKSFSSGVQAAIKALSTLGAADAIIALPMTEVKDRDVSWAIRLVVQAGREAVYRSDAQKSKKDPAYAGVKKLALAVPNTAATKQALAQAIAIANGMQLTKDLGNLSANVCTPTYLADTAKKLGKDYKFAVEVLDRKQLEALKMGSFLSVTNGSEQPPKFIVMKHMGGKPKDAPVVLVGKGITFDTGGISLKPGAGMDEMKYDMCGAGSVLGTFRAIGEMNLKLNVIGIVAACENMPSGRATKPGDIVTSMNGLTIEVLNTDAEGRLILCDALTYAERFNPAAVIDVATLTGACIVALGHHNSGLFTRDDDKHNALAQELLDAGKAAGDTAWRLPIGELYNEQLKSNFADLANIGSPGGASCTAAAFLENFTRKYTWAHVDIAGTAWKSGGAKGATGRPVPMLSNFLIKRAA, encoded by the coding sequence ATGGACTTTAGCATAAAAGCATTCGACGCAAAAAACGCCATCGCCTCGGCCAAGACCGGCTGCGTCGCCGTCGCTGTCTTCGAAAACAAGAAGCTGTCCCAGGCCGCCAAGGCCCTGGACACGAACGGCGACATCACTGCCGCGCTGAAGTCCGGCGACATTACCGGCAAGGCCGGCAGCACCCTGCTGCTGCGCGGCCTGAAAGGCGTGAGCGCCGAGCGCGTGCTGCTGGTGGGCCTGGGCAATGACGAGTCGGTGACCGAGAAGAGCTTCAGCTCCGGCGTGCAGGCGGCCATCAAGGCCCTGTCCACCCTTGGCGCGGCGGACGCTATTATCGCATTGCCCATGACGGAAGTGAAAGACCGCGACGTGAGCTGGGCTATCCGCCTGGTGGTGCAGGCCGGCCGCGAAGCCGTCTACCGCAGCGACGCGCAGAAATCGAAGAAGGACCCGGCCTACGCGGGCGTGAAGAAGCTGGCCCTGGCCGTGCCGAACACCGCCGCCACCAAGCAGGCCCTGGCCCAGGCTATCGCCATCGCCAACGGCATGCAGCTGACCAAGGACCTGGGCAACCTGTCCGCCAACGTCTGCACCCCCACCTACCTGGCCGATACCGCGAAGAAGCTGGGCAAGGATTACAAGTTCGCCGTGGAAGTGCTGGACCGCAAACAGCTCGAAGCGCTGAAGATGGGCTCCTTCCTCTCCGTGACCAACGGCTCCGAGCAGCCGCCGAAGTTCATCGTGATGAAGCACATGGGCGGCAAGCCGAAGGACGCTCCCGTGGTGCTGGTCGGTAAGGGCATCACCTTCGACACGGGCGGCATTTCGCTGAAGCCCGGCGCCGGCATGGACGAGATGAAATACGATATGTGCGGCGCCGGTTCGGTGCTGGGCACCTTCCGCGCCATCGGCGAAATGAACCTGAAGCTGAACGTGATCGGCATCGTGGCGGCCTGCGAGAACATGCCCTCCGGCCGCGCCACCAAGCCGGGCGACATCGTGACCTCGATGAACGGCCTGACCATCGAAGTGCTGAACACCGACGCGGAAGGCCGCCTGATCCTGTGCGACGCCCTCACCTACGCCGAGCGCTTCAATCCGGCCGCCGTGATCGACGTGGCGACCCTGACCGGCGCCTGCATCGTGGCCCTGGGCCACCACAACAGCGGCCTGTTCACGCGCGACGACGACAAGCACAACGCCCTGGCCCAGGAACTGCTGGATGCGGGCAAGGCGGCGGGCGATACCGCCTGGCGCCTGCCGATCGGTGAGCTTTACAACGAGCAGCTCAAGTCCAATTTCGCGGACCTGGCCAATATCGGCTCGCCGGGCGGCGCCTCCTGCACGGCAGCGGCCTTCCTGGAAAACTTCACGCGCAAATACACCTGGGCCCACGTGGATATCGCGGGCACGGCGTGGAAATCGGGTGGTGCGAAAGGCGCGACCGGCCGTCCGGTGCCGATGCTGAGCAACTTCCTGATCAAACGGGCCGCGTAG
- a CDS encoding phosphoadenylyl-sulfate reductase: MSGLDTLVADTKATLSRVAQEFSPAVFASSLAAEDMVLTDLILKAQLPIGIFSLETGRLHKETLAMLDRVKEHYGYEIAVYRPQQDAVDGYIAQHGVNGFYDSIDLRKECCRIRKVEPLGRALAGKKAWVTGQRRAQSTTRSELAVQEEDAAHGMVKFNPLADWSEQDVWDYLRANGVPYNALHDQGYPSIGCEPCTRAIQPGEDVRAGRWWWENPDSKECGLHFVEGKLIRIKSVAA; this comes from the coding sequence ATGAGCGGCCTGGATACTCTCGTTGCGGACACGAAGGCGACGCTGTCACGGGTGGCGCAGGAGTTCTCGCCCGCAGTTTTCGCCTCCAGCCTGGCCGCCGAAGACATGGTGCTGACGGACCTGATCCTGAAGGCACAGCTCCCCATCGGCATTTTCTCCCTCGAGACCGGCCGCCTGCACAAGGAAACGCTGGCGATGCTGGACCGCGTGAAGGAGCACTACGGCTACGAGATCGCGGTGTACCGCCCGCAGCAGGACGCGGTGGACGGCTACATCGCCCAGCATGGCGTGAACGGCTTCTACGACAGCATCGACCTGCGCAAGGAATGCTGCCGCATCCGCAAGGTCGAGCCCCTGGGCCGCGCACTGGCAGGCAAGAAGGCCTGGGTGACAGGACAGCGCCGCGCACAGTCCACCACGCGCTCCGAACTGGCCGTTCAGGAGGAGGACGCGGCGCACGGCATGGTGAAGTTCAACCCCCTGGCCGACTGGTCGGAACAGGATGTGTGGGACTACCTGCGCGCCAACGGCGTGCCCTACAACGCGCTGCACGACCAGGGCTACCCGTCCATCGGCTGCGAACCCTGCACTCGCGCCATCCAGCCGGGGGAGGACGTGCGCGCCGGCCGCTGGTGGTGGGAGAACCCGGACTCCAAGGAATGCGGCCTGCATTTCGTGGAGGGCAAACTGATTCGCATTAAATCCGTGGCGGCGTAA
- a CDS encoding exodeoxyribonuclease III — protein MKIATWNVNSLNVRLPHLLNWLQENPVDILCIQETKLTDDKFPRAEIEAAGYQVEFSGQKTYNGVAILSRLPMSEVVRNNPKYPDEQQRILAATIGGMRIVCAYVPNGQAVDSDKYVYKLGWMQSLRDWLAEELAHNPQLAVLGDYNVAPEDRDVHDPAAWEGEVHVSPRERAALQEIMAVGLVDSYRLFEQPEKTFSWWDYRMLRFQKNQGLRIDHILLSAPLAARCTECRIDRAPRKWKQPSDHAPVIATLS, from the coding sequence ATGAAGATTGCCACTTGGAATGTTAATTCCCTGAATGTCCGCCTGCCCCATCTGTTAAATTGGCTGCAGGAAAATCCCGTGGATATTCTCTGCATCCAGGAAACGAAGCTCACGGACGATAAATTCCCCCGCGCGGAAATCGAGGCGGCCGGTTACCAGGTCGAATTCAGCGGCCAGAAAACCTATAACGGAGTGGCCATCCTGTCCCGGCTGCCGATGAGCGAGGTGGTGCGCAACAACCCGAAGTATCCGGACGAGCAGCAGCGCATCCTGGCCGCCACCATCGGCGGCATGCGCATCGTGTGCGCCTATGTGCCCAACGGCCAGGCGGTGGATTCGGACAAGTATGTCTACAAGCTGGGCTGGATGCAGTCGCTGCGCGACTGGCTGGCCGAGGAGCTGGCGCACAATCCCCAGCTGGCAGTGCTGGGCGACTACAACGTGGCGCCGGAAGACCGCGACGTGCACGACCCGGCCGCCTGGGAAGGCGAGGTGCATGTGTCGCCCAGGGAGCGCGCGGCGCTGCAGGAGATCATGGCCGTGGGACTGGTGGATTCCTACCGCCTCTTCGAACAGCCGGAAAAGACCTTCAGCTGGTGGGACTACCGGATGCTGCGCTTCCAGAAGAACCAGGGCCTGCGCATCGACCATATCCTGCTGTCCGCCCCGCTGGCCGCGCGCTGCACGGAATGCCGCATCGACCGCGCGCCGCGCAAGTGGAAGCAGCCTTCCGATCACGCGCCCGTGATCGCCACGCTTTCCTAG
- a CDS encoding sulfate adenylyltransferase subunit 1 yields MNAMNENLSAHSLLRFITAGSVDDGKSTLIGRLLYDSKGIFADQLAAVSRAKHKRTVGDTIDLSLLTDGLEAEREQGITIDVAYRYFATPKRKFIIADTPGHEQYTRNMVTGASTADAVIILIDVSKVKLREDGGVDLLIQTKRHSTIAHLLQIEHVVVAVNKMDLVNYDQDVYERIVKAYKEFAQTLGLKDITPIPLSALTGDNVVEPSGKMDWYKGPTLIELLESLSVYDESHNAPFRFPVQLVARHNGHEANDFRGYMGRIESGKVSVGDTLVVQPSGQSATVKDIQTFDGSLQTAIAGQSVTLLLNEYVDVSRGDLLASSEQPAALLKQVSADVCWLSEEPLDMRRKYWIKHGTKQTAAKVAKIESLLDINTQQRHEADALKLNDVARIALTVQQPLAADAYADIRATGAFILIDEVTHQTVAAGMIRLGA; encoded by the coding sequence ATGAACGCAATGAACGAAAATCTCTCTGCCCACAGCCTGCTGCGCTTTATCACCGCCGGCTCGGTGGACGATGGCAAGAGCACCCTGATCGGCCGCCTGCTGTACGACAGCAAGGGCATCTTCGCCGACCAGCTGGCCGCCGTGTCGCGCGCCAAGCACAAACGCACCGTGGGCGACACCATCGACCTCTCCCTGCTGACGGACGGCCTGGAAGCGGAACGCGAACAGGGCATCACCATCGACGTGGCCTACCGCTACTTCGCCACGCCCAAGCGCAAGTTCATCATCGCCGACACGCCGGGCCATGAGCAGTACACCCGCAACATGGTCACCGGCGCTTCAACGGCGGATGCGGTGATCATCCTGATCGACGTATCGAAGGTGAAGCTGCGCGAGGATGGCGGCGTGGACCTGCTGATCCAGACCAAGCGCCACTCCACCATCGCCCACCTGCTGCAGATCGAGCACGTGGTCGTCGCCGTCAACAAGATGGACCTCGTGAACTACGATCAGGACGTTTACGAGCGCATCGTGAAGGCCTACAAGGAGTTCGCGCAGACCTTGGGCCTGAAGGACATCACCCCGATTCCGCTCTCCGCCCTCACAGGCGACAACGTGGTGGAGCCAAGCGGAAAAATGGACTGGTACAAGGGCCCGACCCTGATCGAACTGCTCGAGTCGCTGTCGGTCTACGACGAGTCGCACAACGCGCCCTTCCGCTTCCCCGTGCAGCTGGTGGCGCGCCACAATGGCCACGAAGCCAACGACTTCCGCGGCTACATGGGCCGCATCGAATCCGGCAAGGTGTCCGTGGGCGACACGCTGGTGGTGCAGCCTTCCGGCCAGAGCGCGACGGTCAAGGATATCCAGACTTTCGACGGCTCACTGCAGACGGCCATTGCGGGCCAATCCGTCACGCTGCTGCTGAACGAATACGTGGATGTGTCGCGCGGCGACCTGCTGGCTTCCAGCGAACAGCCTGCCGCCCTGCTCAAGCAGGTGAGCGCGGACGTGTGCTGGCTCTCCGAGGAGCCGCTGGACATGCGCCGCAAGTACTGGATCAAGCACGGCACGAAGCAGACCGCCGCCAAAGTGGCGAAGATCGAGTCCCTGCTCGACATCAACACCCAGCAGCGCCATGAGGCGGATGCGCTCAAGCTGAACGACGTGGCGCGCATCGCGTTGACGGTGCAGCAGCCCCTGGCGGCCGACGCCTACGCGGATATCCGCGCGACCGGCGCCTTCATCCTGATCGACGAGGTCACGCACCAGACTGTGGCGGCAGGCATGATCCGCCTCGGCGCATAA
- the cysD gene encoding sulfate adenylyltransferase subunit CysD produces the protein MSVLAENVNARHLDALESEAIHILREVAAECSNPALLFSGGKDSVVLLRLAEKAFRPGKFPFPLVHIDTGHNFPEVIEFRDRRVAELGERLIVGSVEDSIRKGTVRLRNPQTDSRNAAQAVTLLETIAEHGFDACIGGARRDEEKARAKERIFSFRDEFGQWDPKAQRPELWDLYNTRVHPGENMRVFPISNWTELDVWQYIAREKLALPSIYFAHERQVIPRNGLLVPLTDLTPARDGETVETQVVRFRTVGDISCTCPVSSDAADVDAIIAETAVTQITERGATRMDDQTSEASMEKRKKAGYF, from the coding sequence ATGAGTGTACTGGCAGAAAACGTGAACGCGCGCCACCTGGACGCGCTGGAATCCGAAGCGATCCACATCCTGCGCGAAGTGGCGGCGGAGTGCAGCAACCCTGCCCTGCTGTTCTCGGGCGGGAAGGATTCGGTGGTGCTGCTGCGCCTTGCCGAGAAGGCTTTCCGTCCCGGCAAATTCCCCTTCCCGCTGGTGCATATCGACACGGGCCACAACTTCCCCGAGGTGATCGAGTTCCGCGACCGCCGCGTGGCGGAACTGGGCGAACGCCTGATCGTGGGCTCCGTCGAGGACTCGATCAGGAAGGGTACGGTGCGCCTGCGCAATCCGCAGACCGATTCGCGTAACGCGGCGCAGGCGGTGACGCTGCTGGAAACCATCGCGGAGCACGGCTTCGACGCCTGCATCGGCGGGGCCCGCCGCGACGAGGAAAAGGCGCGCGCCAAGGAGCGCATCTTCTCCTTCCGCGACGAATTCGGCCAGTGGGATCCGAAGGCGCAGCGCCCGGAGCTGTGGGACCTGTATAACACCCGCGTGCATCCCGGCGAGAACATGCGCGTGTTCCCGATCTCGAACTGGACGGAGCTGGACGTGTGGCAGTACATCGCCCGCGAAAAGCTGGCCCTGCCCTCGATCTATTTCGCGCATGAGCGCCAGGTCATTCCGCGCAACGGCCTGCTGGTGCCGCTGACGGACCTGACCCCGGCCCGCGATGGCGAGACCGTGGAGACACAAGTGGTACGATTCCGTACTGTTGGCGATATTTCCTGCACCTGCCCCGTGTCATCCGATGCGGCGGACGTGGATGCGATCATCGCTGAAACGGCCGTCACCCAGATCACCGAACGCGGCGCTACCCGGATGGACGACCAGACCTCCGAAGCCTCGATGGAAAAACGCAAAAAAGCAGGTTATTTCTGA
- the cobA gene encoding uroporphyrinogen-III C-methyltransferase: MRAYGKVWLVGAGPGAQDLITLRGARILGEAEVVLYDALVTDEMLELCAGAVKINVGKRCGQRSAAQEFINQQLVECAEKYQRVVRLKGGDPMLFGRADEELTALEAHGIEVEVVPGITTALAAAAAAKQPLTKRGVARSVAFFTSSTAPGHPDEVAIPSTDTLVQYMGGREAIATAQRLLAQGRSPDTPVLVMANVSRPDQRIERISLATLAHGLDTAQGPVLVMLGEAMKARDIP, translated from the coding sequence ATGCGGGCCTACGGCAAGGTATGGCTGGTGGGCGCCGGACCGGGCGCCCAGGACCTCATCACCCTGCGCGGCGCGCGCATTCTCGGCGAGGCCGAGGTGGTGCTGTACGACGCTCTGGTGACCGACGAGATGCTGGAGCTGTGCGCGGGCGCCGTGAAGATCAATGTCGGCAAGCGCTGCGGCCAGCGCTCCGCCGCCCAGGAATTCATCAACCAGCAACTGGTCGAATGCGCGGAGAAGTACCAGCGCGTGGTGCGCCTCAAGGGCGGCGACCCTATGCTGTTCGGCCGTGCCGACGAGGAGCTCACAGCCCTGGAAGCGCACGGCATCGAAGTGGAGGTGGTGCCCGGCATTACCACCGCCCTCGCTGCCGCCGCCGCCGCCAAGCAGCCGCTGACCAAGCGCGGCGTGGCCCGCAGTGTCGCCTTCTTCACCTCCAGCACTGCGCCCGGCCATCCGGACGAGGTGGCGATTCCCTCCACCGATACCTTGGTGCAGTACATGGGCGGGCGTGAAGCCATCGCCACCGCCCAGCGCCTGCTGGCCCAGGGCCGAAGCCCCGATACGCCGGTGCTCGTGATGGCGAATGTGAGCCGTCCGGACCAGCGCATCGAACGCATCAGCCTCGCCACGCTGGCACACGGCCTGGATACTGCCCAGGGCCCCGTGCTGGTAATGCTGGGCGAGGCGATGAAAGCCCGCGACATCCCTTAA
- the lptG gene encoding LPS export ABC transporter permease LptG, translating into MRILQRYFAVSILQAVAFVMLAFLGLLAFMDLTGELPTVGKNGYGIQHALLYVVVMVPGHVYEVMPVAALIGTIYTMAQFASTSEFTIMRASSMSTRMAGAMLFRIGVVLVVVTFIFGELIAPRTAPLAEKIRLTGRGATISAEFRSGVWTKDVIKSEGMSGQVIGSRFFNAREVRPDGQLVGVKLYEFDSSFRLRSLTEAKTASFQGNNLWRLNEVTENIFSNPALLKPGAEATAANNFGQETSLIETRKHQSKDLVSEITPKILSVSASDPESMSANELAVYTRHLAENKQGTERFKVAFWKKLFDPLAVFVLMALALPFAYLHTRSGGVSLKIFIGIMIGISFLLVNTLFSHIGVLSTWPAALTAIMPSLIFLALAIGALWWVERH; encoded by the coding sequence ATGAGGATCCTCCAGCGTTATTTCGCGGTCTCCATCCTGCAGGCGGTGGCCTTCGTGATGCTGGCCTTCCTCGGCCTGCTGGCCTTCATGGACCTGACAGGCGAACTGCCCACCGTAGGCAAGAACGGCTACGGCATCCAGCACGCGCTGCTGTATGTGGTGGTCATGGTGCCGGGCCATGTGTACGAGGTGATGCCGGTGGCGGCGCTGATCGGCACCATCTATACGATGGCGCAGTTTGCATCCACGTCGGAGTTCACCATCATGCGCGCCTCCAGCATGTCCACCCGCATGGCCGGGGCCATGCTGTTCAGGATAGGCGTGGTGCTTGTCGTCGTCACCTTTATCTTCGGCGAGCTGATTGCGCCGCGCACGGCCCCCCTGGCCGAGAAAATCCGCCTGACGGGCCGCGGCGCCACCATCTCGGCCGAATTCCGTTCCGGGGTCTGGACCAAGGACGTCATCAAGAGCGAGGGCATGAGCGGCCAGGTGATCGGCTCGCGCTTTTTCAATGCGCGCGAAGTACGGCCGGACGGCCAGCTGGTGGGGGTGAAGCTCTATGAGTTCGACAGCAGCTTCCGCCTGCGCTCCCTTACCGAAGCGAAGACTGCATCCTTCCAGGGCAACAACCTGTGGCGCCTGAACGAGGTCACGGAGAACATCTTCAGCAATCCCGCCCTGCTCAAGCCGGGCGCGGAGGCGACGGCCGCCAACAACTTCGGCCAGGAGACGAGCCTGATCGAAACGCGCAAGCACCAGAGCAAGGACCTGGTGTCGGAGATCACGCCCAAGATCCTCTCCGTGTCAGCCTCGGACCCGGAAAGCATGTCCGCCAACGAACTGGCCGTGTATACGCGCCACCTGGCCGAGAACAAGCAGGGCACGGAACGCTTCAAGGTGGCCTTCTGGAAGAAGCTCTTCGATCCCTTGGCCGTCTTCGTGCTGATGGCGCTCGCCCTGCCTTTCGCCTATCTGCACACGCGCAGCGGCGGCGTGAGCCTGAAGATCTTCATCGGCATCATGATCGGCATCAGCTTCCTGCTCGTGAACACCCTGTTCTCGCATATCGGCGTGCTGTCGACCTGGCCAGCGGCGCTGACGGCCATCATGCCCAGCCTGATCTTCCTCGCGTTGGCCATCGGGGCCCTGTGGTGGGTGGAGAGGCACTGA
- the lptF gene encoding LPS export ABC transporter permease LptF produces the protein MIFQRALRRELTSSAGATFTVLFTIILTWALIRILGQAAGGKVDSSDVVALIAFAALNYLPTVLILTSFISVLMVVTRTYKDSEMVVWFASGQSLTKWVRPVLSFGAPIILLTAMLAFYATPWGKQKSTEYVERFAKREDLQKVSPGQFKESASSNRIFFVEGTSGETASVQNVFVNEVNERGTSVIVAKEGVINALPSGDRFLVLKNGRRYQGTPGQADFQTMEFETYSMRVAAQVQELGSELDAPSMSTAELLKTPTNVARAELLWRISLPITCLILMLLAIPLGFVNPRAGSSTNLIIALLIFFAYNNTVKVVEASVKQGKFAFGSAWWPLHLAALLAVLVLFAWRLNVNHRLHPRRLMASFKRGKVQA, from the coding sequence ATGATTTTCCAACGCGCCCTGAGACGGGAGCTGACCAGCTCCGCAGGGGCTACCTTCACGGTACTGTTCACCATCATCCTGACCTGGGCCCTCATCCGCATTCTGGGACAGGCCGCAGGCGGCAAGGTCGATTCCAGCGATGTGGTCGCGCTGATTGCATTCGCAGCCCTGAATTATCTGCCAACTGTGCTGATCCTCACCAGCTTTATTTCTGTGCTCATGGTGGTGACGCGCACCTACAAGGATTCGGAGATGGTGGTGTGGTTCGCCTCCGGCCAGAGCCTCACGAAATGGGTGCGTCCCGTGCTGAGTTTCGGCGCGCCCATCATCCTGCTCACGGCCATGCTGGCTTTCTACGCCACGCCGTGGGGAAAGCAGAAGAGCACCGAGTACGTGGAGCGCTTCGCCAAGCGCGAGGACCTGCAGAAAGTGTCGCCCGGCCAGTTCAAGGAATCGGCCTCCAGCAACCGCATCTTCTTCGTGGAGGGAACGTCGGGCGAAACGGCATCGGTACAGAATGTATTCGTCAACGAGGTCAATGAGCGGGGCACCTCCGTCATCGTGGCCAAGGAAGGCGTCATCAATGCGCTGCCGAGCGGCGACCGCTTCCTCGTACTGAAGAACGGCCGCCGCTACCAGGGCACGCCGGGACAGGCCGACTTCCAGACCATGGAGTTCGAGACCTACAGCATGCGCGTTGCGGCCCAGGTCCAGGAACTGGGCAGCGAGCTCGATGCGCCGTCCATGTCCACGGCGGAGCTGTTGAAGACGCCCACCAATGTGGCGCGCGCCGAACTGCTGTGGCGCATATCGCTGCCCATCACCTGCCTGATTCTGATGCTGCTGGCGATTCCGCTCGGCTTCGTGAATCCCCGCGCGGGCAGTTCCACCAACCTGATCATCGCGCTCCTGATCTTCTTCGCCTATAACAATACGGTGAAGGTGGTGGAGGCCAGCGTCAAGCAGGGCAAGTTCGCTTTCGGCTCCGCCTGGTGGCCGCTGCACCTGGCGGCGCTGCTGGCCGTGCTGGTGCTCTTTGCCTGGAGGCTGAACGTGAACCACCGCCTGCATCCCCGCCGCCTGATGGCGTCCTTCAAGCGCGGCAAGGTGCAGGCATGA
- a CDS encoding HAD family hydrolase, with the protein MNVPVTHLIVDCDGVLIDSETVALGALVHMLLPHVPDREKLITLIRPRLGLKLEAVLLGLCSECHLPPPSIAELAHMRSHVEQECDARAEAVPGVADALEAIPQRKAVASNSRLPRVLAALERTGLAPLFESVHTADIVGRPKPDPAVYLSAALSFAVDPAQCLAVEDSVTGVNAARAAGMRVLGFAGAGHAGRGQGAQLAAAGAMASFSDMAELPGLVAELAV; encoded by the coding sequence GTGAACGTCCCGGTTACTCATCTGATCGTCGATTGCGACGGTGTGCTGATCGACAGCGAAACCGTCGCGCTGGGGGCGCTCGTGCATATGCTGCTGCCCCACGTGCCGGACCGCGAGAAGCTCATCACCCTGATCCGTCCCCGCCTCGGCCTCAAACTGGAAGCCGTGCTGCTGGGCCTCTGCAGCGAATGCCACCTCCCTCCCCCGTCCATTGCCGAGCTGGCGCATATGCGCTCCCATGTCGAGCAGGAATGCGACGCGCGTGCCGAAGCCGTGCCCGGCGTGGCCGACGCTCTTGAGGCGATACCCCAGCGCAAGGCCGTGGCCAGCAACAGCAGGCTGCCGCGCGTGCTGGCCGCCCTGGAACGCACCGGCCTGGCGCCCCTGTTCGAGAGCGTGCACACGGCCGATATCGTGGGCCGCCCCAAGCCCGATCCCGCCGTCTACCTCTCGGCCGCGCTGAGTTTCGCTGTCGATCCCGCCCAGTGCCTGGCGGTGGAGGACAGCGTCACCGGCGTGAACGCCGCGCGCGCCGCCGGCATGCGCGTGCTGGGCTTTGCCGGAGCGGGCCATGCGGGTCGCGGCCAGGGCGCCCAGCTCGCCGCCGCGGGCGCCATGGCGAGCTTTTCGGACATGGCGGAACTGCCAGGCCTGGTGGCGGAACTGGCCGTCTAG
- a CDS encoding DUF934 domain-containing protein, with product MPDQIIKGRSIVRNEWQLLRLAEGQEAASAEVPAGKVIVPLAVWEAQRETLAVRGDIGVWLASDQRPEVLKEDLQRFPVIAVDFPKFTDGRGYSIAFNLRMRLGYKGELRAIGDVLRDQLFQMQRVGFDAYDTRPDRSIEDALKGLTVFSETYQASVDNRIPLFRRHQRGTPAEHNDAGAGI from the coding sequence ATGCCTGATCAGATCATCAAGGGCCGCAGCATCGTAAGGAACGAATGGCAGCTGCTGCGCCTGGCCGAGGGCCAGGAAGCGGCAAGCGCGGAAGTCCCGGCTGGGAAAGTGATCGTGCCGCTGGCCGTGTGGGAGGCACAGCGCGAAACCCTCGCTGTACGCGGCGATATCGGCGTGTGGCTGGCTTCCGACCAGCGCCCCGAAGTGCTGAAGGAAGACCTGCAGCGCTTCCCCGTGATTGCCGTGGACTTCCCCAAGTTCACGGACGGCCGCGGCTACTCCATCGCCTTCAACCTGCGCATGCGGCTCGGCTACAAGGGCGAGCTGCGCGCCATCGGCGATGTGCTGCGCGACCAGCTGTTCCAGATGCAGCGCGTGGGTTTCGACGCCTACGATACGCGGCCGGACCGCAGCATCGAGGACGCACTGAAAGGCCTGACCGTCTTCTCCGAAACCTATCAGGCATCGGTGGACAACCGCATTCCCCTGTTCCGCCGCCATCAGCGCGGCACGCCAGCGGAACACAACGACGCCGGCGCGGGGATCTGA
- a CDS encoding sirohydrochlorin chelatase, whose translation MGRRALILFAHGARAASWAEPFERLRDMTRARLPEVDVSLAFLELMSPRLPEQVAALAASGTEHITVVPVFLGQGGHVLRDLPKMLEELRAAYPALRIDTVGAVGEAPDVLRAMTDYCVSAAG comes from the coding sequence ATGGGCCGGCGCGCACTGATCCTGTTCGCGCATGGCGCCCGTGCGGCCAGCTGGGCCGAGCCTTTCGAGCGCCTGCGCGACATGACGCGCGCGCGCCTGCCGGAAGTGGATGTATCGCTGGCGTTTCTTGAATTGATGTCGCCCCGCCTGCCCGAGCAGGTGGCGGCGCTGGCCGCATCGGGCACGGAGCACATCACCGTGGTGCCCGTATTCCTGGGCCAGGGAGGCCACGTGCTGCGCGACCTGCCCAAGATGCTGGAGGAGCTGCGCGCCGCTTATCCCGCGCTGCGCATCGACACCGTGGGCGCCGTCGGCGAAGCGCCGGACGTGCTGCGCGCCATGACGGACTACTGCGTGTCCGCCGCGGGCTGA